A stretch of the Conger conger chromosome 3, fConCon1.1, whole genome shotgun sequence genome encodes the following:
- the LOC133125109 gene encoding cytochrome c oxidase copper chaperone-like isoform X1 encodes MQMTANQPKYCIEWQTPGKKMSNLTAASCETTTALESAEPVETAKPCCECPETKKARDACIIEKGEESCTDLIEAHKECMRSLGFNI; translated from the exons ATGCAAATGACTGCTAACCAACCGAAATACTGCATTGAATG GCAGACCCCAGGAAAGAAAATGTCGAACCTGACAGCGGCATCTTGTGAGACTACGACCGCTTTGGAGAGCGCCGAGCCCGTGGAGACGGCGAAGCCGTGCTGCGAATGTCCGGAGACCAAGAAAGCCAGAGATGCATG CATCATAGAGAAGGGCGAAGAGAGTTGCACGGACCTCATCGAGGCGCACAAGGAATGTATGCGGTCGCTCGGGTTCAATATTTAA
- the LOC133125109 gene encoding cytochrome c oxidase copper chaperone-like isoform X2 produces MSNLTAASCETTTALESAEPVETAKPCCECPETKKARDACIIEKGEESCTDLIEAHKECMRSLGFNI; encoded by the exons ATGTCGAACCTGACAGCGGCATCTTGTGAGACTACGACCGCTTTGGAGAGCGCCGAGCCCGTGGAGACGGCGAAGCCGTGCTGCGAATGTCCGGAGACCAAGAAAGCCAGAGATGCATG CATCATAGAGAAGGGCGAAGAGAGTTGCACGGACCTCATCGAGGCGCACAAGGAATGTATGCGGTCGCTCGGGTTCAATATTTAA